In Anopheles gambiae chromosome 2, idAnoGambNW_F1_1, whole genome shotgun sequence, a single window of DNA contains:
- the LOC1269989 gene encoding carnosine N-methyltransferase, whose protein sequence is MESSSSSKGHAPETVPEDPEAGLIEDMEEERRNFFKIIAAFKYYRHSSMAELKRKECFLETLPPAHQQMLTSYREHLQNQRRCVEVNAQVIKQIIQDANCLFQNADHNIEPELQPADGLKLRYQDFQKVQITLKQIFRDWSEQGKLERDQCYSPIVQEITAFFNPAKYDLTKVKILVPGAGLGRLIYELACQGFYCEGNEFSLFMLIASNFVLNRCVVANQCTIYPWVHQVVNNLSQQNQLVPVSFPDVSPTKFPPKGTMNMVAGDFLQVYRDEDYWECIATCFFIDCANNIIEFIEVIKKILKPGGIWVNLGPLLYHFSDVPQEGSIEPTYEDLLEIIRSLGFIILKNETNIVTTYSQNPTSMHQSHYNSIYLVCQKPNN, encoded by the exons ATGGAATCGTCTTCGTCTTCAAAAGGACACGCACCCGAAACGGTGCCGGAAGATCCGGAAGCCGGCCTGATCGAAGACATGGAGGAGGAGCGGAGAAACTTTTTCAAAATCATCGCCGCCTTCAAGTACTACAG GCACAGCTCGATGGCGGAACTGAAGCGGAAGGAATGCTTTCTCGAGACGCTACCACCGGCCCACCAGCAGATGCTGACCAGCTACCGGGAGCACCTGCAGAACCAGCGGCGCTGCGTCGAGGTGAACGCGCAAGTGATCAAGCAGATCATACAGGACGCCAACTGTCTGTTTCAAAATGCGGACCACAACATCGAGCCCGAGCTGCAGCCGGCGGACGGGTTGAAGCTGCGCTATCAGGACTTTCAAAAG GTGCAAATCACGCTGAAGCAAATCTTTCGCGACTGGAGCGAGCAGGGCAAGCTGGAGCGGGATCAGTGCTACAGCCCAATCGTACAGGAGATTACGGCCTTCTTCAACCCGGCAAAGTA tgACCTGACAAAGGTGAAAATTCTGGTGCCCGGCGCCGGGCTAGGGCGGCTAATTTACGAGCTTGCCTGCCAGGGGTTTTACTGCGAGGGCAATGAGTTTTCGCTCTTCATGCTTATTGCGTCCAATTTTGTATTAAACAG ATGCGTTGTGGCAAATCAGTGTACAATCTACCCGTGGGTGCACCAGGTGGTGAACAATCTGAGCCAGCAGAATCAGCTCGTTCCGGTTTCCTTTCCCGATGTTAGCCCTACAAAATTCCCACCCAAAGGGACGATGAATATGGTGGCGGGAGACTTTCTGCAG GTATACCGGGACGAAGATTACTGGGAGTGTATAGCCACCTGCTTCTTCATCGACTGTGCTAACAACATCATCGAGTTTATCGAGGTGATCAAGAAGATACTGAAACCCGGCGGCATTTGGGTGAATCTGGGACCGCTGCTGTACCACTTTTCCGACGTGCCGCAGGAGGGCAGCATCGAGCCGACGTACGAGGATTTGCTGGAAATTATTCGCTCTCTTGGTTTCATCATTCTC aaaaatgaaacaaacatcGTGACGACGTACTCGCAAAATCCCACCTCCATGCACCAAAGCCACTACAACAGCATATACCTGGTTTGCCAGAAACCAAACAACTGA